The Nitrospira sp. genome window below encodes:
- a CDS encoding transposase, whose amino-acid sequence MGEQGFLKGLTKRLVERALATEPTNHLGYVPHARQQAQHGTVRNGTSAKTVETDHGPMELAVPRDRAGTFEPTVVKARHRRLDGVDDKVLALSAQGMTTREIQHHLEEWYGTEVSPTLISTITDAVLEDVRLWQSRPLETVYPILYFECFFVKSRHEGAVKTNAVHVALGVTLTGEKDLVGLWVSETDGAQLWLAVFTELTPRGVSDG is encoded by the coding sequence CTGGGGGAACAGGGGTTCTTGAAGGGGTTAACGAAACGGTTGGTGGAACGTGCGCTGGCGACGGAACCGACCAATCATCTCGGGTATGTTCCGCATGCCCGTCAGCAGGCCCAGCACGGCACTGTCCGTAATGGCACGAGTGCCAAAACGGTCGAGACAGATCACGGGCCTATGGAGCTGGCCGTGCCACGCGATCGAGCGGGTACGTTTGAACCCACGGTGGTCAAGGCACGGCACCGGCGGCTGGACGGTGTGGACGACAAGGTGTTGGCTCTCTCTGCGCAGGGAATGACCACGCGTGAGATTCAACACCATCTGGAAGAATGGTATGGGACGGAGGTCTCCCCCACGCTCATTTCCACGATCACGGATGCGGTGTTGGAGGATGTGCGTCTGTGGCAAAGCCGGCCCTTGGAGACCGTCTATCCCATTCTCTATTTTGAGTGTTTCTTCGTGAAGTCTCGGCACGAAGGAGCCGTCAAGACGAACGCCGTCCATGTCGCCCTCGGCGTCACACTCACTGGGGAAAAGGACTTGGTAGGCCTCTGGGTGAGTGAAACGGACGGGGCGCAATTGTGGTTGGCCGTCTTTACGGAGCTCACGCCGCGGGGCGTTTCCGACGGATGA